ctttttagagaaatggcctctggtctgatgaaacaaaaatagaactgtttggccatagtgaccatcgttatgtttggaggaaaaagggggagtcttgcaccatcccaaccgtgaagcacgggggtggcagcatcatgttgtgggggtgcttgctgcaggatggactggtgcacttaacataatagatggcgtcatgaggaaggaaagTTACGTGGATATAtccaagcaacatctcaagacatcagtcagaaagttaaagcttggtcgcaaatgggtcttccaaatggacaatgaccccaagcatacttccaaagttgtgccaaaatggcttaaggacaaaaagtcaaggtattggagtggccatcaaaaatccctgacctcaatcctatagaaaatttgtgggtagaactgaaaaagcgtgtgcaagcaaagaGGCATACAAACCTCCATTTTGCTAGGTTACTAGGACCCCTGTTGGTACTTAGCATATCACatggggtacttgagaagactcatgagaccataggcctactggtaaaatgcacatgagggggaaCTTCAGGGGTACTCTGGGCAGAGCAAAATTTAATTGGTGGTACAGCaactgaaaaagtttgggaaccactataCTAAAACACTCCTGCATACCGTCACATGTAGGTTGATTTGAAGATCGTACTCAACACAGATGTAACTGTTTGGTTCTCGACAAAGAGGGAAACAATAACAATTTAGAAAACGTGCTGTATTTGACAAATCATTATTGAACAGTCTCAGGGGATCATAGCATAGATTATACACATGAATTATAACCACATATGTTTGGCTTTGACTGTCAACACCTTACAAAATAAGGCATATCAATGTACAAACATGAATTTAGAACTCATACAAAACCTTTTCTTCCTTAGCCTGTTTTTCTGTGGATAACGAGCAAAGTGCAAGACATTACCATTGAAATTGCTGTAGACATATGCAGGTAAATAAATACTGGGCTTCTGCAGTGGAGCACTCAGTCCATTTATTTAACAACACTCTTATGATTGATGATTATAATATTTCGGCTTATGATGAAACTTTGTCTTCATTTAACCAACCAACATGCCAGTGGACAAATTAAATGCTATACGCAAATTGTTCACTAGATGTCAGTAAAATAAGAAAATTACTTGGTGTTCAAGTACAATCGACCACTAACCACTTTGAAAAATGTTAAGGGCTACTTCAACATCATAATTAGGCTATTTACTACTACAGCATCTCTAAAGCCAGTATTTAAAACTTCAGTGTGTTTCTTCTACAACACAATGAGTACAAATAACACATGCTCTTCTTACAAATACAAATAATCTAAAGATCCAATATTCTGAAAATACATTTTGCTAGGTCAATGATAAGCCAAGAAAacacaaaacatgttttcattttaaaCTTAAACATAACAAAAATAGAAAATTAGATTTGAATATGAATTATTCTCGCTAAATGACAAGTCACACATAGCCCCAATTGCCTTCACCTatgctgtttttgttgttgtggatgACCAGTACAAAATCCATCTACACTAGGCCTACAGCTAAAATATCAAGCATTTGGCCTCAAGTGACCTCAATTAATGGACTAAGAAATGCGGccccctgcagccttgtgaagtACTGAACACCTGGTATACTAATagtaggctgggattcaatcctgTTGCAGATTTGGACAATGCACAATTTAAAGTTAATTtcagattgagccgacatatgcagcatttaccgtgaatgTGGTCCCTGCGAAACCTGTATTGCTGACAAAGCGTGCTCGGATTGAATCCCGCccttcctgttgttgttgtttacaatCCAAATTATCAATGAGCCAGCTCACTCTTTATTTTGAAGTACCTTGCACACATTGGGCCAGTTTGTTTTGCATGGCCGGGTGCCCCGGGTGGATGGAGATTTCACTTAAGGACCAATGGAAAGTGTGCAAACTCTGCCCACCCGGGGCACCTGGCCATGCAAAACGAACTCGCCCAGTGTGTCTAATGATTCTAATTGCAGCACTGATGGTACAGATTAAATTAAGGCATTTGCTCTAGAAGCAAAGATACACTAAATAcccaaaagaatgtggacaccccttcaacttcgtggatttggctatttcagacttacccgttgctggcaggtgtatacattagagcacacatccatgcaatctccatagacaaacattggcagtagaatggcccgtattgaagagctcagagactttcaatgtggcaccgtcataggatgccacctttccaacaagtcagtttatcacatttctgtcctgctagagctgccccagtcaactgtaagtgctgttattgtgaagtggaaacatctatgaACAACTACGTCTCAGTCGCGATGTGGTAGGCcactcacagaacaggactgccaagtgctgaagtgTATAGCGTGTAAAAAAAATCTTCTGTCCTTGGTTGAAACACTcaatacagagttccaaactgcctctggaagcaacgtcagcacaataactgttcatcaggagcttcatgaaatgggtttccatggccgagcagctgcacacaggcctaaaatcaccatgcgcaatgccaagcgttggctggagtggtgtaaaacttgccaccattggactctggagcagtggaaatgcattatctggagtgatgaatcacgcttcaccatctggcagtccgacggatgaatctggttttggcggatgccaggagaacgctacctgcccaaatgcaaagtgccaactgtaaagtttggtggatgaggattAATGGTCCGGGACTATATTTCATGGTTtgtgctaggccccttagttccagtgaagggaaatcataacgctacagcatacaatgacattctagatgattctgtgcttccaacgttgtggcaacagtttggggaagaccctttcctgtttcagcatgacaataaccctgtgaacaaagtgaggtccatacagaaatggtttgtcaagatcggtgtggaagaatttgactggcctgcacagagccctgacctcaaacccatcaaacatctttgggatgaattggaacactgactgcgagccagggctaaccgccaaacatcagtgctcttatggctgaagggaaacaagtccccgcagcaatgttccaacatacattgctcaaaaaataaagggaacactaaaataacacatcctagatctgaatgaatgaaatattcttaatgAATACTTTTTTCATTACGTAGTTGAATGtgcaaaatcacacaaaaatgatcaatggaaattaaatgtatcaacccatggaggtctggatttggagtcacactcaaaattaaagtggaaaaccacactacaggctgatccaactttgatgtaatgtccttaaaacaagtcaaaattaggctcagtagtgtgtgtggcctccacgtgcctgtatgacctccctacaacgcctgggcatgctcctgatgaggtggtggatggtctcctaagggatctcctcccagacctggactaaagcatccgccaactcctggacagtctgtggtgcaacgtggcgttggtggatggagcgagacatgatgtcccagatgtgctcaattggcttcaggtctggggaacaggcaggccagtccatggcatcaatgccttcctcttgcaggaactgctgacacactccagccacatgaggtctagcattgtcttgcattaggaggaacccagggctaaccctaccagcatatggtctcgcaagcggtctgaggatctcatcttggtacctgagggctgtgcggccccccaaagaaatgccaccccacaccatgactgacccactgccaaacaggtcatgctggaggatgttgcaggcagcagaacgttctccacagcgtctccagactctgtcacgtttgtcatgtgctcagtgtgaacctgctttcatctgtgaagagcacagggcaccagtggcgaatttgccaatcttggtgttctctggcaaatgccaaacgtcctgcacggtgttgggctgtaagcacaacccccacctgtggacgtcgggccctcataccaccctcatggagtctgtttctgactgtttgagcagacacatgcacatttgtggcctgctggaggtcattttgcagggctctgacagtgctcctccttagcggtcctgctgctgggttgttgccctcctacggcctcctccacgtctcctgatgtactggcctgtctcctggtagcgcctccatgctctggacactacgctgacagacaccgcaaaccttcttgccacagctcgcattgatgtgccatcctggatgagctgcactacctgagccacttgtgtgggttgtagactccgtctcatgctaccactagagtgaaagcaccgccagcattcaaaagtgaccaaaacatcagccaggaagcataggaactgagaagtggtctgtggtccccacctgcagaaccactcctttattgggggtgtcttgctaattgcctataatttccacctgttgtctattccatttgcacaacagcatgtgaaatgtattgttaatcagtgttgcttcctaagtggacagtttgatttcacagaagtgtgattgacttggagttacattgtgttgtttaagtgttccctttatttttttgagcagtgtatattggaaagccttcccagaagagtggaggctgttttagcagcaaagggggggaccaactccatatttatttaatgcccatgattttggaatgagatgttcgacaagcaggtgtccacatacaaatataaaactatactaaaaTAAGACTATATTAGAAAATATTTTACAGAGGCTATCTAAGCAAACATAATGTCCATTGTTAAAATATTACAAAACTACTCAAATTAAGTAAGCTGTAATGCTTTCACTATGATGGGAGAGAATGTGGCACTGTCCCTTGGAACTCCACTATGGCAGCTTCTCCTACAACATGACACCATTTTTCTGCAATGTCTGTTTTGTAGACAACAGGGGGGAACTTAGAATGCTTTGCAATGCTCTAGAATTGAACTGGCCCTTCTGGCTCTCCTTTGTCTCCTGTCTGGGCCCTGTGTTTAGGCAGAGCCAAGGCCTGCTCCAGAAGCCTGGCCAGGTACCCATCCTCCGCCCTCTCCACGACCCCCACCGATAGGCTCTCACTCTCACATAGGCCGCTGGGAAGCCTGGGCTAAGGGTGCTGACTGAGTCCGAGGGACCCTGCAGGGTGGCTGTGGAGGGCTAAGGGATGAAGGGGCAACTGGGGGAGTCAGGGTCGGCTCCTCCATGGGGATTTGTGGAGGTGTGTTTGTACCCTGTTGAACTACGGCCTGTGTCTCTGGTAAAGCCACTGGACCAGATGAGCTCTTAACACTTATTTCTTTGTGGAGTGGCATAAAAATGGCAGGCTGTCCCATAACATTGTGCTCATTGCTCCCTGGTGGCTCATAAGGTGGTGGCCCAGCCCCAGCCTGGGGAGGCCCATCGGGGGTCACTTGAGCTTGGATGGTGTGGATGAGAATGGGGTCTGGAGATGGAAGAGGgacttcctcatcttcctcttcctccctattTAGAGCTTCCTTGTCCTTTCTTGCCTCCTTAGAGGGGCTGTTGTCTTGGGAGATGACATCTGGCTGGTGGGTGATGATGTGGAGACCCAGAGGCCCTGCTCCTGGTCGTTTGGTACCCGGGTCAGAGGTGACTCCCCTGGGGGGCTTGAGAGGGGTGAGCAGAACAGGTAGCTCCAAACCCAGGACCTTCCGTGGCAGTTCCTCTGGCTTGGCTAGAAATAAAATACAGGAACATTAAAACTGAGGTAAATTATAGGAACTATGCTTTGCTTTACAGTTCTGTTTCAGTTGGTAATTAAGTGTTTACCTGGTTTATGCTTAAACATTAAATGGTAATTATGGGTACCATCTTTCAAAAATACCCCACAACTAACTAACCAGTGTCAAATGGTCATTATATGACCTAATTTCTTTCCACAAGGGAAAGCTCATTCACAAGCCCTCATGAGATGTTTGGCCTCTACATTTTCTACTGATGTTAAATTGTTAGCCTTGTCCAACAGCACATAAATCAGCTAAGCAGTGTGCTACCTGGGGGTGGAAGGTCCAGCTTCATCTTCCGTAGTTCCGCCATGGAGGCTTGCAACTGATCGATGATGACGTCATCGCTGTAGAGGAACGACAGGCCGATCTTGTCCTGAAGGAACTCTCTCAGGTCCTCCAGATTCATCTTTAGGAGACGCTCTGATGACACACAGATACAGCAAACAGGACAGGAGTCAACATCATTGGAATTATAGCTGCTCTAACAGAGACACAAGCAATATTGTATTAGCAAAGAGTTATGTAATGAGTAGCTAATAGCTAATAGGCTAAAGTAGCTAAAAGGCTACTTGTTAAAGGTAGATGCACTCCTTACTCTTAAATATTCGAAGGATTGTGTAGGACATGGCGGTAAGGATTGTCTCTCCTTCCAGAATATAGATGTCCCACAGACGTAGAGTCAGGGTGAACGGGGTCTATGAAGAGAGGGAAAAAAAAGATCTGACTTCCAAGAAAAATAATTTCCCATTCACAAAGCGGTAAAACTATTCTTGAAATCAGAAGTCATGAGTTCACACACGATACATTAGTAAGATTGTTTTCCTATCTGTAAACACATAGGCTTGTCATCCCCAAAATTACCATTTTTGATCCATGACATATTCATTGATTACTAGACTAAGGCTTTGTTTGTCttcatctttctcttcctccctcccctcctgcctccagtccagTGGTAGTGAGGGGGGATTGGTGGCGTCCCTCCTaacccacagccccagcccatagCCCCATCTCTGTGGTGGGCCCCAGCGGGACTGAGAAGCGCTGACAGCAGCTTGTCTCTCTCCAAACTACCAGAGCCACAGGATTGTGTGTATGAACAGAGTCGAGGACACACTGAGTAGTCATTAAGCCTCGTGGTTATGCATATGTTATGTTCCCTTTATAAGCAGTTAACAACGctaataaatgctgaaataagtGTTACTTTGTAAGTTCACCCCGCTTGGAGTTGTAATCATGTGAAATTAATGAACGTCTATGAATGCAAGTGCAATTCTGCTATTTGAAGTTGTTATTGTTGGTGAATATGGGGCTCACGGCATCAATTCTTTGTCTACTTTCTCCTCTGCTAAAAGTTATAATATGCCAATCGTTTGTCAGCAATCCCAGATCCCACATTGTACCTTTTAAGGAGAAGAGTTCTTGGTTGTCACGGGCCAATAAAAAGGAAGAATGATTTAAATCGGCTAAAAATGGCAACGGTCCTTTAAAACACACTTTCTCTCACCCTGTCAATGAAACACTGCAGGAACCATTTAGTGCTGTAGATCCCACAGGACATCTGTTCCCTGtcctagagagacagagggagggagggatggagggagagaaaaaaaaagagagaggggatggaggaagaaagaggaaaaagagggagagaggagaaagagatggtagATGGGTAGAAAGAACGATGGTCAGTTCTACACAGTAACACGCATTTCAATGTAACTATATGCAATTACTGTAATAATCTCACTATTATGAAACATAATGCCAttacgtagtgtgtgtgtgtgtgtgaaggcaaCCTAAACAGTGATCTATGTCAAATAATGTATGAAGAATGCCTATGTAAAATGTCTATGTAAAACGTATGTATGTGTAgcagaaaagctgtaaaaaacaaacaagataTGTGTGATGGGTtaatgaaacatttaaaaaactgaTCTAACCAGATGTTTCTTCAGTTTGGGGATGAGTTTGGAGAGAATTTGATCGTGGTGCGCCTGGAAGCGCTGCAGTTTGGGAAACCCAGGAATAAAGAAACcttagagggagaaggagagggggaagtgtaTGATTCGACTGCTTTATTAACTTGTgtaaacacacaggtacatcTTGTGGCTAGAACTCCATAACAGAATGTACTGACTAGTCAATTCCATATCTTTATTAAGATTTTATTACATATTCATATATTATTCCACTGGTAATGTAGCTGATTCCTATCATTGATTGGTCGGACCACCACGCATGACATATCTgattggttgaatcaatgtttacAGGGTATCTTATTGTTCAGCTCACCGTGCATGGCATGCTTCTGATTGGTCAGTAGCTGTGACAGGGCCCAGAAGGCGTCTTCCTCGTTCATGTACATCAGCAGCAAGGCGGCAACCTGGCTCATGCCCTGGCAGTAGCTCACCTCCTAtagggtcagaggttagaggtccaACAATGTCACATTGATCACCAGGCTAAATTTGTCCTGATGTAGGTTTTGTCTCCTTAAAGTTGGAGGCAGCTCAGTTGCCACTAGTTTTAGTGTTAAAAAGCAGTTAATTTTTGAACATTGGGCTGAATCCTGATGCAAACATTACGTAAATATTGAAATTATTTATGACTGAGGGAAGACTAAAACAAACTCACCGTATTGTAGACCGAATAGGCAGACAGGACATGAAATAAAGACTGCTGCCTGTGTAgacgcagagaggagagagggaggtcagtcattcagagacagagaagggtaATTGCTATGGTTCAGGCAActttcacatcaaatcaaatcacatttatttatatagcccttcgtacatcagctgatatctcaaagtgctgtccagaaacccagcctaaaaccccaaacagcaagcaattgcaggtgtagaagcacgttgttAACACATCATAcctttatatactgtacatatgtaggatctgaatttgatcactcttttgttgctgagaatgtcCCTGCACCACAGTAAAGGCATATGAGCTTTGTGATTTAAATAAATGAACTGAAAATATGAGGGGGGGAGGGGTgagtctctttgttaacaacagccgGTACACGATCTCGAATGTTAAGTCCCATGtttttgctcgcctgagttacaatatctcatgataagctgcagaccatactatttactaatgcagttttcatctatatttttcgtagctgtctatttactaataagttgtgtatttattccttgtgttataatTATTttctataatttaaaaaaatctttctctctacattgttgggaagggccagtAAGTAAAAGCATTTcgctgttagtctacacctgttgtttctgaagcctgtgacaaataacatttttattttatttgttcgGGAATGACGATGAAAAAGTACCATCACATTTCTAATTAGACTGCGTGCCTGTGGGTGATTCTCAACATGGAATTACACGTCCTTTTTTACCTCAGATTGGTGATGTTAGTATATAAGTTTATGGTCAACACGATGACACTATTGCTTAAAACAGATCAATATCTTTGGTTTTGTACTGTTGATTTGGTCAAGCACGCTGGGGGTCGCAGGACTTAGAGGGCAGCTATTATTTTATTTCTCAATAAAAGTCTCTTAATAAAAGTCACGGGCCACACACCAATACACGGACTTGACAGTCAAACTATCTCATCAATAGCACTGTTGATAACCTATGGCGGGTCGTGATTCGTTGAACTTAACAAAAAAAGTGGTTTGTTCCCTTTGGCAGCCCCCCGAATTCAATATAATGTCACAGCATGTATAGGTTATTTCAAGATTCCGTGTGGCCTTTGCATAGTGTTTAAGTTTTAGGAATATAAATGTAACTTTCAACATTCACTTCCATGGTAATTGCACTTAACTAGTGCTTTAGACTGCCTACTACTTGTGATGTTAATCTTCATAGTTATCGTTGTGAGAGTTGATCTAAAAGAAAAACTAGCCAATGTTTGCAATGATGAGAAAATAATCGCTTTTTTGACTGCTTGTCTGTGTCTTGCTTGTGATATATATACATTATGTATccaaagtatgtagacaccccttcaaatgagtgaatttggctatttcagccacacccgttgccgacaggtatataaaatcgagcacacagccatgtaatctgcataaacaaacattggcagtagaatggccttactgaagagctcagtggctttcaacgtgtcaccatcataggatgccacctatccaacatgtcagttcgtcaaatttctgccctgcaagagctgccccggtcgactgtaagtgctgttattgtgaagtggaaacgtctaggagcaacaacagctcagctgcaaaatggtaagccacacaagctcaccgaatgggaccgccgagtgatGAAGAGCGTAGCGCACAAAAATAGTCTGTCTAcggttgcagcactcactactgagttccaaactgcctctgaaagcaatgtCAAGAGCTTCATGAaacgggtttccatggccgagcagccgcacacaagcctaagatcgccaagcgtcggctggagtagtgtaaagctcgccaccattggactctggagcagtggaaacacattctctggagtgatgaatcacgcttcaccatctggcagtccgacaaaataatctgggtttgacggagtggaacgccttcccagaagagtggaggctgttgtggcTTCTaaggggtgaccaactccatattaatgcccatgattttggaatgagatgttcggcgagcagttgtccacatacttttggtcacgtaGTGTACTCGCGTAAATACATGAAATAGACTGCCTCTGTGTTGTGCTTATGTTTGCAATACTGTTACGACAGACAACAAAGACTGTACGAACATGTTGATCATGTATTTTGTGTACAGCATGAAGTTTCCTCCTCCATATCAATGAGGGGGTAGCAGCAG
This window of the Oncorhynchus tshawytscha isolate Ot180627B linkage group LG12, Otsh_v2.0, whole genome shotgun sequence genome carries:
- the LOC112264169 gene encoding USP6 N-terminal-like protein isoform X1, yielding MIRRKSSHFFERVVQKSDRRSKREKKEKPNLNGRQEGVVIDSWEDADYSIYRVTDRFGFLHDKELPTPSAHEEKKNNLEIERVEKWLKMVKKWDKYRNSDRMVKRVYKGIPLQLRGQAWALMLDVEKVKNENEGKYERMKEQARIFSQEIKQIDLDVNRTFRNHIMFMDRFGVKQQSLFHVLSAYSVYNTEVSYCQGMSQVAALLLMYMNEEDAFWALSQLLTNQKHAMHGFFIPGFPKLQRFQAHHDQILSKLIPKLKKHLDREQMSCGIYSTKWFLQCFIDRTPFTLTLRLWDIYILEGETILTAMSYTILRIFKKRLLKMNLEDLREFLQDKIGLSFLYSDDVIIDQLQASMAELRKMKLDLPPPAKPEELPRKVLGLELPVLLTPLKPPRGVTSDPGTKRPGAGPLGLHIITHQPDVISQDNSPSKEARKDKEALNREEEEDEEVPLPSPDPILIHTIQAQVTPDGPPQAGAGPPPYEPPGSNEHNVMGQPAIFMPLHKEISVKSSSGPVALPETQAVVQQGTNTPPQIPMEEPTLTPPVAPSSLSPPQPPCRVPRTQSAPLAQASQRPM
- the LOC112264169 gene encoding USP6 N-terminal-like protein isoform X2, yielding MKKDIETWIAEERADIILKYDTGRQEGVVIDSWEDADYSIYRVTDRFGFLHDKELPTPSAHEEKKNNLEIERVEKWLKMVKKWDKYRNSDRMVKRVYKGIPLQLRGQAWALMLDVEKVKNENEGKYERMKEQARIFSQEIKQIDLDVNRTFRNHIMFMDRFGVKQQSLFHVLSAYSVYNTEVSYCQGMSQVAALLLMYMNEEDAFWALSQLLTNQKHAMHGFFIPGFPKLQRFQAHHDQILSKLIPKLKKHLDREQMSCGIYSTKWFLQCFIDRTPFTLTLRLWDIYILEGETILTAMSYTILRIFKKRLLKMNLEDLREFLQDKIGLSFLYSDDVIIDQLQASMAELRKMKLDLPPPAKPEELPRKVLGLELPVLLTPLKPPRGVTSDPGTKRPGAGPLGLHIITHQPDVISQDNSPSKEARKDKEALNREEEEDEEVPLPSPDPILIHTIQAQVTPDGPPQAGAGPPPYEPPGSNEHNVMGQPAIFMPLHKEISVKSSSGPVALPETQAVVQQGTNTPPQIPMEEPTLTPPVAPSSLSPPQPPCRVPRTQSAPLAQASQRPM